A stretch of the Bacillus licheniformis DSM 13 = ATCC 14580 genome encodes the following:
- the gndA gene encoding NADP-dependent phosphogluconate dehydrogenase translates to MAKQQIGVVGLAVMGKNLALNIESRGFSVSVYNRSSEKTEEFLKEAEGKNVVGTYSIEEFVESLEKPRKILLMVKAGTPTDATIQSLLPHLEKGDILIDGGNTYYKDTQRRNRELAESGIHFIGTGVSGGEEGALKGPSIMPGGQKEAHELVKPILEAISAKVDGEPCTTYIGPDGAGHYVKMVHNGIEYGDMQLISESYFILKHIVGLSSDELHEVFSEWNKGELDSYLIEITADIFTKKDEETGKPLVDVILDKAGQKGTGKWTSQSALDLGVPLPIITESVFARFISSMKEERVKASKLLAGPEAKPAAENKEELIEAVRKALFMSKICSYAQGFAQMKAASEEYGWDLKYGDIAMIFRGGCIIRAAFLQKIKEAYDRDPELDNLLLDPYFKNIVESYQGALRKTISLAVEQGIPVPCFSSALAYFDSYRTATLPANLIQAQRDYFGAHTYERTDKEGIFHTEWMK, encoded by the coding sequence ATGGCAAAACAACAAATAGGTGTAGTTGGTTTAGCAGTAATGGGAAAAAACTTGGCTTTAAACATTGAAAGCCGCGGGTTTTCAGTTTCTGTCTACAACAGATCAAGCGAGAAAACCGAAGAGTTTCTGAAAGAAGCCGAAGGCAAAAACGTTGTCGGTACATACAGCATTGAAGAGTTTGTTGAATCTCTTGAAAAACCGCGCAAAATTCTTTTAATGGTCAAAGCTGGAACACCGACAGACGCAACGATTCAATCGCTTCTGCCTCATCTTGAAAAAGGCGACATTTTGATTGACGGCGGAAATACATATTATAAAGATACGCAGAGAAGAAACAGGGAGCTGGCCGAAAGCGGCATTCACTTCATCGGCACCGGCGTTTCCGGCGGTGAAGAAGGCGCTCTGAAAGGGCCGTCTATCATGCCAGGCGGACAAAAGGAAGCCCATGAGCTTGTCAAGCCGATTCTTGAAGCTATTTCTGCCAAGGTGGACGGCGAACCGTGTACGACATACATCGGTCCTGACGGCGCCGGCCATTATGTAAAAATGGTTCATAACGGCATCGAATACGGCGATATGCAGCTGATCTCAGAATCCTACTTTATTTTGAAACACATTGTCGGTCTGTCATCAGATGAGCTTCACGAAGTCTTTTCCGAGTGGAATAAGGGAGAGCTTGACAGCTATCTGATCGAAATCACGGCTGATATTTTCACGAAAAAAGACGAGGAAACCGGCAAGCCGCTTGTTGACGTCATCCTCGATAAAGCAGGTCAAAAAGGCACAGGAAAATGGACAAGCCAAAGCGCTCTTGACCTGGGCGTTCCGCTTCCAATCATTACGGAATCTGTTTTCGCCCGCTTCATCTCTTCCATGAAAGAGGAGCGCGTCAAAGCGAGCAAGCTTCTGGCAGGACCTGAAGCGAAACCTGCCGCTGAGAACAAAGAAGAGCTGATCGAAGCGGTCAGAAAAGCGCTCTTCATGAGCAAAATCTGTTCTTACGCCCAAGGCTTTGCTCAAATGAAAGCCGCATCAGAAGAATACGGCTGGGATTTGAAATACGGCGATATCGCGATGATTTTCCGCGGAGGATGCATCATCCGCGCGGCGTTCCTGCAAAAAATCAAAGAAGCGTATGACCGCGATCCAGAGCTTGACAACCTGCTTCTTGACCCGTACTTCAAAAATATCGTTGAAAGCTATCAGGGAGCCCTCCGCAAAACGATTTCTCTTGCGGTTGAACAAGGAATTCCTGTACCTTGCTTCTCAAGCGCTCTCGCTTACTTTGACAGCTACCGCACTGCAACCCTGCCGGCCAACCTGATTCAGGCGCAGCGCGACTACTTTGGCGCCCATACGTATGAGCGTACAGATAAAGAAGGCATTTTCCACACTGAGTGGATGAAATAA
- a CDS encoding DNA polymerase IV produces the protein MSADKQKGRVIFHIDMNSFYASVEMAYDPSLKGRPLAIAGNAKERKGIVVTCSYEARARGVKPPMPLWEAKRLCPELIVKPPNFDRYRSSSREMFQVLREYTDLVEPVSIDEGYMDLTDTPYRNRACETAKEIQERLQKELLLPSSIGIAPNKFLAKMASDMKKPLGITILRKREVPRILWPMDISEMYGVGRKTAEKLKTLEIEKIGDLAAADEYALKRLLGINGPRLKRRANGIDTGEVNPDRIYEFKSVGNSSTLPHDSTDEKELFGLIDKLSISVSDRLKRKEVMAAKVFIMIRFADWTNITRSKTLLNPTDSKDEIAKESKALFRQHWHGSPVRLLGVTGTDLVNRKEAVKQLDLFSFHEDAKDEPIQKVMAELNEKYGTDLIKKGVRIVKKESKTSGTSFNKDFFQDERQDQ, from the coding sequence TTGTCTGCTGATAAACAAAAGGGGAGAGTCATCTTTCATATCGATATGAACAGCTTTTACGCGTCTGTTGAAATGGCGTATGACCCTTCGCTGAAAGGCAGGCCGCTAGCCATCGCGGGAAATGCGAAGGAGCGGAAAGGAATCGTCGTCACGTGCAGCTATGAGGCGAGAGCACGCGGCGTCAAACCGCCCATGCCGCTCTGGGAAGCGAAGCGGCTCTGTCCCGAGCTGATCGTCAAGCCGCCGAATTTCGACCGCTACAGAAGCTCTTCAAGAGAAATGTTTCAAGTGCTCAGGGAGTACACGGACCTTGTCGAGCCTGTTTCGATCGACGAAGGGTACATGGACTTAACGGATACGCCATACAGAAATCGGGCATGCGAAACGGCAAAGGAAATTCAGGAGCGCCTTCAAAAGGAACTGCTGCTTCCGTCAAGCATCGGGATCGCTCCGAATAAATTCCTGGCCAAAATGGCTTCGGATATGAAAAAGCCGCTCGGCATTACGATTTTGAGAAAGCGTGAAGTGCCCCGGATTCTTTGGCCCATGGACATCAGCGAGATGTACGGAGTCGGCCGGAAAACCGCCGAAAAGCTTAAGACGCTCGAGATCGAAAAGATCGGCGATTTGGCTGCCGCAGATGAGTATGCTTTAAAGCGCCTCCTCGGCATCAACGGCCCCCGTTTAAAAAGAAGGGCAAACGGCATCGACACAGGAGAAGTGAATCCCGACAGAATATACGAATTCAAAAGCGTCGGCAATTCCTCGACCCTCCCGCATGACAGCACAGATGAGAAAGAGCTGTTCGGACTGATTGACAAGCTTTCAATCTCAGTAAGCGACAGGCTGAAGCGAAAAGAGGTCATGGCAGCAAAAGTTTTCATCATGATCCGCTTTGCGGACTGGACGAACATAACAAGAAGCAAGACCCTTCTGAATCCGACCGATTCAAAAGACGAAATTGCGAAGGAATCGAAAGCCCTTTTCAGGCAGCATTGGCACGGAAGCCCTGTCAGGCTTTTGGGCGTGACGGGAACAGACCTCGTCAATCGAAAGGAAGCCGTCAAACAGCTTGATTTGTTTTCCTTTCATGAGGATGCCAAAGATGAGCCGATCCAAAAAGTGATGGCCGAACTGAATGAAAAATATGGAACAGACCTCATCAAAAAAGGGGTCAGGATTGTGAAAAAAGAAAGCAAAACGAGCGGAACAAGCTTTAACAAAGATTTTTTCCAAGACGAGAGACAAGATCAATAG
- a CDS encoding membrane protein insertase YidC: MLNTKLKQLFATAMFLIMTMFIGEQASAATGSTGGSDNFFHHYVVVPFSELIKGIAGIFHGNYGLSIIFVTIIVRVLVFPLFANQYKKQRAMQEKMALVKPELDAIQSRLKKTKDPVKQREIQQEMMQLYQKHNINPLAMGCLPMLIQFPILIGFYYAIRSTPEIASHSFLWFNLGHSDIIVSLSAGFMYFIQFYVSQKLNAQNAQSNPAAQQSAKIMGFFFPVMMTIFSINVPAALPLYWLTSGLLLTIQSVVLHQVYQKNKKAIQPAESATK, encoded by the coding sequence GTGTTGAACACGAAACTAAAGCAATTGTTTGCGACTGCAATGTTTTTGATCATGACTATGTTTATAGGTGAACAAGCTTCGGCAGCCACCGGCAGCACCGGAGGAAGCGACAACTTCTTCCACCATTATGTCGTGGTGCCTTTTTCAGAGCTGATTAAGGGAATCGCCGGAATCTTCCACGGAAACTACGGATTGTCGATTATTTTTGTGACCATCATCGTCCGGGTTCTCGTTTTTCCGCTGTTTGCCAACCAGTATAAAAAGCAGCGGGCGATGCAGGAAAAAATGGCGCTTGTCAAACCTGAGCTGGATGCGATTCAAAGCAGGTTAAAAAAGACGAAAGACCCCGTGAAGCAGAGGGAAATCCAGCAGGAGATGATGCAGCTTTACCAAAAGCACAACATCAATCCGCTGGCGATGGGCTGTCTGCCGATGCTGATTCAGTTTCCGATTCTGATCGGTTTCTATTATGCGATCCGCTCGACGCCTGAAATTGCTTCGCACTCTTTTCTCTGGTTTAACCTCGGGCATTCTGATATTATCGTATCTTTAAGCGCCGGGTTCATGTATTTTATCCAGTTCTATGTGTCTCAAAAGCTGAACGCACAGAACGCCCAATCAAATCCGGCGGCTCAGCAGTCCGCCAAAATCATGGGCTTCTTTTTCCCTGTAATGATGACGATCTTTTCGATCAATGTCCCTGCAGCCCTGCCGCTGTACTGGCTGACAAGCGGACTGCTTCTGACGATTCAATCGGTCGTTCTTCATCAAGTTTACCAAAAAAACAAAAAAGCCATTCAGCCTGCTGAATCGGCTACAAAATAA